One part of the Muntiacus reevesi chromosome 20, mMunRee1.1, whole genome shotgun sequence genome encodes these proteins:
- the CCDC167 gene encoding coiled-coil domain-containing protein 167: MTKKKRENLGVALEIDGLEKKLSQCRRDLEVVNSKLCGAELSSEARRSLEKEKSSLMNKASNYEKELKLLRRENRKNMLLSVAIFLLLTVVYAYWAV; this comes from the exons ATGACTAAAAAGAAGCGGGAGAATCTGGGCGTCGCTTTAGAG ATCGATGGACTGGAGAAGAAGCTGTCACAATGTCGGAGAGACCTGGAGGTCGTGAACTCCAAGCTTTGTGGGGCGGAGCTGAGCTCAGAGGCCAG GAGgtctctggagaaggagaaaagCAGCCTGATGAACAAAGCCTCCAACTATG AGAAGGAGCTGAAGTTGCTTCGGCGGGAGAACCGCAAGAACATGCTGCTGTCTGTCGCCATCTTCCTCCTCCTGACCGTCGTCTACGCCTACTGGGCCGTGTGA